One segment of Phaeacidiphilus oryzae TH49 DNA contains the following:
- a CDS encoding diadenosine tetraphosphate hydrolase, giving the protein MADDWRRDRIGSALRGANPTVLARLTAGFAVIGDVQFLPGYAVLLVDDPSVQRLSELPKPKRLAFLADMEKLGAAVERACGRLDPAFRRINLEILGNADAFLHAHVWPRYDWEPTALIRKPVWLYPTQRWTDPRYALGAHHDGLRQAITEELTRLTT; this is encoded by the coding sequence ATGGCCGACGACTGGCGCAGGGACCGGATCGGAAGCGCGCTTCGGGGCGCGAATCCCACTGTCCTGGCCAGGTTGACGGCAGGGTTCGCGGTCATCGGTGACGTGCAGTTCCTCCCGGGATACGCGGTCCTCCTGGTGGATGACCCCTCGGTGCAACGGCTCTCCGAGCTCCCGAAGCCCAAGCGGCTGGCCTTCCTCGCCGACATGGAGAAGCTGGGAGCGGCCGTCGAACGCGCCTGCGGCAGGCTGGACCCGGCCTTCCGCCGGATCAACCTGGAGATTCTGGGAAACGCCGACGCCTTCCTCCACGCCCACGTGTGGCCCCGCTACGATTGGGAACCAACTGCCCTCATACGCAAGCCCGTCTGGCTGTACCCCACCCAGCGGTGGACCGACCCGCGCTACGCCCTCGGCGCCCACCACGACGGCCTGCGCCAGGCGATCACCGAGGAACTGACCCGACTGACCACCTGA